TTTATCCGGCCCGGGGTAAGAGGACCATCGAAGAGCGAGACCTCGGCCTGGATGCCGGCCACCCAGCTGCGTCCATCGCCGTTGCGTCGCCAGCCTTGGTCGTGCTGGTAACCGGCGAAGGCGTTGACGGTCGGGCGCCGCGCCCTGCGAACGGCCGCCAGGTTCTTTTCGGCGGCCGCAACGCGCCGCCGCATGCCCTGCAATTCGGCGCGATTGACGATCGAAGGGGTCTCAGGCGCGGCAAAGGCGGTCGCGGAGGCATCGGCTTGATCGAGGACAACGGAATCCGTTTCTTCCCCGCCAAGCAGGAAGAAAAAATACCGATCGGCAAATTCGGCTTGATGACGCGCCTCAAGCAGCCGCTCGCGAATCTGAGCCAGTTGCACCTTGAGATTGAGCAGCTCGCTGCGGATCAACTGACCGGCATCGAAACGCAACTCGGCGAGGCGGTGGCTTGCCTCCATCGCAGCCACTGCGGCCTCCAGCGCGCCCACGCCTTCGCGAGTCTGCCGGATGTGAAAATAAGCGCACGCGACCTCGGCGGCCAGTTGCTCAAGCGCCACGGCCTGCTCAAGCTCGGCGGCTTCGGCGATGTTTTGAGCGGCCTCCTTTCGGGCGCTGGCACGGCCGCCGGTGTAGAGATTGTAGCCGAGCGTCACGGTGGCATTGAAGTTGTCGACCCGGCCGGGGTGGTTGAAATCAATGCCGGAGTTGAAGGCACCCTGGCCAAGGATCGTGCCGAAGGCGTGCATTGGGTTGTCGGTCTGCACGTATCCGGCCTTGAGCGAGAGTTGCGGCCAGTTGGTCGCGGAGGCTTGGGCCAGCATCGCCCGTGCGGCGTTCACCCGTTCCCGGGCGATGGCCGCATCGGGGCTGGTGGCCTGTGCCTCGGCGACTGCCGAGGCGAGGGTCCAGGGCGTGGCTCCAATCGCGGGAACAACCGCGAAGATTGTGACGAGGGCGAGGAGAACGCAGGGCTTCATGGAAAAAAGGCTCAGCTGCGGAGATTCAAGCAGGCGAACAGCAAGCCGACGCTTCCTCCATAAATGGCACCACGCCACCAAGTGCTGGTGAGGGGGCAGGTGCCGGAGGAGCATTGGCCGAAATACCCGATCACCGCGCCCAGTAGGGCGCCGGCAAGAATGGGCAAAAGAAAGTGGAGGAATTTCATAGCGACGGACGCACGGTGGAATCAGCGATCTCCGCCCTGCCTGCCGTTATTGTCGCAGGAGCGGGCGTGCGGGGTGGCGGGAAAGATTTTTGCCAGGATATTCTCCGCCGGGCAGAAGCTGGTAAAAGCGGATTGGATGAGGTTCACGCCGACGAATGCGGCGAGCAGCAGCCACCACAGACTGACGAGGTGGCCGAGTGCGAGGCTGGCCAGTACCATGGTGCCGGCGAGGATGCGGATGCGGTATTCAAGTTTCATGGAATAATTCATATTTGACCAAATGGGCATATGTCCATATGGTTATATTTAGAATAAGATTGTCAAGTATGTTTTCCGAAATTTCTTTTCTTCCTATGGCGAAGGATATTCCTCCCCAGACCATCGAACTGATCGCCGAGCGCTTTCGCGCCTTGGGCGAGCCGGTTCGGTTGCAGATTCTGATGGCCTTGCGCGAAGGCGAACGGACCGTGTCCGACTTGGTGGAGTTACAAGGCACGAGCCAGGCCAATATCTCAAAACATCTCCGCATCCTGACCGCCAGTGGGTTCCTCAAACGCCGCAAGCAGGGGCTGAATGTTTTTTATGCGATCTCCGACAAGGAAATTTTCGACATGTGTGAGATGGTCTGTGGCGGCATCCGGAAGCAGTGGGAAGCGCGAGCGAAGCTTCTGGGCTGATATGGCCACCCTTTCAGCCCGGAAGCAGAAAAGCATGACATCTAAAATTGAATTTCCGAAAGGGAATGCGGATTCGGCTCCTCCTCCGGCATCATTTAGCATCGCCTCCGCGCCCGTCGGGTTGCTCGTTCAGAGCTGAATTTGCCTTTTGTTTCGCCGTCGTGCAGACGCAATCGTGTAATACTTGTCGGTAGAGTGCAAAAAGTTCAGCAAAAAGACGGAACATGGTAAGAGATTGGGGGAAAAGAAAAACCACCAACCAGAGACCAAGACCCCATGATCCGCCCGAAGAGGAACTTGAAGACAAAGGAAGCGCGAGCAAATGCTGGCGCTGTTTGAAACGACGAGGCGATGATGAACCCTCCCCGGAGCAAGCTCCGGGGTATCACAGAAAGGGGCTTCGTCCCGATGACAGCGGGCGGCATCCATCTCCACAGCAAGCTGTGGAGTATTGAGCCGTCCGGAATAAAACTACTTAGGCCACGGTGCAGTAAGCGCAGGAAGCGGAGATGGACAAGGCGCTGGGTGCCGACAAGGGCGCACGCACGGACCAGCGTCACGGCTACCGATGTCGTCCATCACCACGCTTCACTTCCGCAATGTGGACACCTCACATAGGCCTTGAGGCTGGGTCATGAGAAAATAGCAACGCCGGCCGCCTTGGCGGCTTTCGCGAGGGCACTATCCGAGGTTGCGAGAGATGCACCACGGCGCATGGCAAGTTCCAGGTAAGCCGCATCGTAGATCGTTAGACCATATTGACGCGCAAGTGCGGCTGTATCGCTGACCGCATGCTGGGCGGTTTCATCGTCCGTTACGACAGGCAAAGCCGCAACCAAGTGGAGCGCCTCCGTGATATCCGCGTGCGGCGCACCGTGATTTCGCCAAAACCAGTAACGAAGGTCCGTTCGTGTCCGGCCGACAGGCGCGTGAGCGCACGTTGGCAGTAGGGGCAGCGCGGCGGGGTCGCCTCCGCTTTCTTTTGCGCCCCAAGCTCAGCGGCTTGCCGCAGCAACTCCCGCCCCTCCGCGGCGAGTTGGTCTTCGAGATGCCTGAGGTTCTCCGCCTCCGCGCAGGCGAACGCTTCGATCCGATCCTCCATCCGCGCGGCTAGCCCGAGTTCGTCAGTTTGCGGAACGGTTTTGTTGCGGTGCAAGGTGTTGCGGCGATTCCGAGGCGTTTTTCGGCACTACATTCGCGACGATGCGCGGGCCTTTCGGCAGACGCAGGCCAAGGTGGGCGAGCAATTGGGCGGTCGCCGGTTCAGGCGTGGCGACCACGCGCAGGCGCAGTTCGGTGCGCATCGTGCCGCGCAGGACCGGTAACAACACATCGACGCTTTTCACTCCGGCCATTTGCGTGACCAGTTGCCGGGCGCAGGTGCCCAGACCCTTGGCGCACATCCATTGCTCAAGTGTCCGCCACAGGGCCAGCGCGAGGAAACACACGAGCAGATGCGCCTGCACGCGGTCCTCCTTGTGGTGAAAAATCGGCCGCAAGCCCAGGTCGCTTTTGGCGGTGCGAAACGCCGCTTCCGCCTGCGTGAGCTGGATATACCAGCGCCACAATTGGGCCGGGTCGGTTTCCTCGCAGTTGGTGCGCAGCAGATACGCGCCTTTCTGGCGGTGCGCTTTTTGGCCCGCGTCCACGGCGCTGGCGATCTCCAGGCCGATGGCGCGGCCGGCCGCATCGCGCTGGACCGTGGCCTGGACGATCGCCGCGGCGGCGGGAAACTTGCCCAACGCCCGGCCGATCCGCCGGCCCACCGCCTCCTGATCGGTTTGCGGCTGGCGTCCGAGCCAGGCCGCGATGCGGCCGAGTGCCGCGGTCAGACCCTTGCTCTGGCGCTGGAGCATCGCGCGCTCTTTTTGCGCACGCGCTCCACTGCGGCACAGGACGTATTTTTCGCCCGGTGGTCCGTCAGGGTGCACGACGAAGCGCACTTCCAGCCCGGCCTGCGCCTCCTGCCAGTCGGACTTTCCCAACAGCGCCGCTTCGTGGTGGCGCAGCCAGCTCTTCGGCGTGCCCACGAGGTAACGCGCTTTGCGTCCGCGCAAAAACGCGATGTTCGCCTCGCTGACCATGCCGCGGTCCATGACCCAGATGCGTTCGGCCATGCCGTATTTGGTTTCCATGGCCGCGACGATCTCCTCGACCGTGGTGACGTCGGCGCGGTTGCC
This genomic stretch from Termitidicoccus mucosus harbors:
- a CDS encoding TolC family protein, whose protein sequence is MKPCVLLALVTIFAVVPAIGATPWTLASAVAEAQATSPDAAIARERVNAARAMLAQASATNWPQLSLKAGYVQTDNPMHAFGTILGQGAFNSGIDFNHPGRVDNFNATVTLGYNLYTGGRASARKEAAQNIAEAAELEQAVALEQLAAEVACAYFHIRQTREGVGALEAAVAAMEASHRLAELRFDAGQLIRSELLNLKVQLAQIRERLLEARHQAEFADRYFFFLLGGEETDSVVLDQADASATAFAAPETPSIVNRAELQGMRRRVAAAEKNLAAVRRARRPTVNAFAGYQHDQGWRRNGDGRSWVAGIQAEVSLFDGPLTPGRINQAQAEVEQARAGLRRLELSLGLELEQARLAHQLALEQLAVTASLIEQADEAARISRERFEKGVLLTAELIGVETRLTEARMRRAVALANERIAVVEFRRASGLPVIPK
- a CDS encoding DUF6132 family protein; this encodes MKFLHFLLPILAGALLGAVIGYFGQCSSGTCPLTSTWWRGAIYGGSVGLLFACLNLRS
- a CDS encoding YgaP family membrane protein, with the protein product MKLEYRIRILAGTMVLASLALGHLVSLWWLLLAAFVGVNLIQSAFTSFCPAENILAKIFPATPHARSCDNNGRQGGDR
- a CDS encoding ArsR/SmtB family transcription factor, producing the protein MFSEISFLPMAKDIPPQTIELIAERFRALGEPVRLQILMALREGERTVSDLVELQGTSQANISKHLRILTASGFLKRRKQGLNVFYAISDKEIFDMCEMVCGGIRKQWEARAKLLG
- a CDS encoding type II toxin-antitoxin system VapC family toxin, coding for MVAALPVVTDDETAQHAVSDTAALARQYGLTIYDAAYLELAMRRGASLATSDSALAKAAKAAGVAIFS
- a CDS encoding IS1634 family transposase, coding for MARYRQWFGVRFEFLLYDVTSTYFEGVAERNAQARRGYSRDSRGDCKQVCIGLVCTPEGLPLSFETFAGNRADVTTVEEIVAAMETKYGMAERIWVMDRGMVSEANIAFLRGRKARYLVGTPKSWLRHHEAALLGKSDWQEAQAGLEVRFVVHPDGPPGEKYVLCRSGARAQKERAMLQRQSKGLTAALGRIAAWLGRQPQTDQEAVGRRIGRALGKFPAAAAIVQATVQRDAAGRAIGLEIASAVDAGQKAHRQKGAYLLRTNCEETDPAQLWRWYIQLTQAEAAFRTAKSDLGLRPIFHHKEDRVQAHLLVCFLALALWRTLEQWMCAKGLGTCARQLVTQMAGVKSVDVLLPVLRGTMRTELRLRVVATPEPATAQLLAHLGLRLPKGPRIVANVVPKNASESPQHLAPQQNRSAN